The DNA window AGCAAATTTCCCAAGGATTCACCATAGTCTTACCCTATATCTTTCTAATAGCAAACCACATCcaaatttgaaaagaaaaaaaaaagaaagaggaaaaatcAACCCACTGCAGGAAGAACCCCACATTAAGTGCAAAGAAATATCGAGTTTATTGTGCACGGTGCTATTGATCATTGAACGAGTTCTCAATAAATTACTACATATTACTGTGATAAcaatttcttatcaaactcgGGTATGCATGTCCAACGATGATCATACATTAAATAATTTCATTATGCCATGGCTAAGCATACAGTTACAGCAACATTTCCGACGATTCAGTTCTAATTCTATCAAAAAAGGACAATCAAACCAACCTCAAATTGGAACGTATCTCTTAAAACCTTGCTTCGCAGCCACTGCAGCCCCAGCTGCCACCGCACCAAACGCGCCAGCAACCGCCGCAGACCGAACCCCTCTAGCAGCCCGACACAGGGCCCCTGTCCCAAGCCCCGCGGCAACGCTAGTCCACATATCGTCCCGATCTGTTGCAGCCACCactgaactctcaatccccgcATAAATTAACCCTACCACCCCGATCTGGTTGCCCCACGACCGACCCGATTGGCCAGAGGAGTTTAGGATCCGATTGAGCTTGAGCTTTGGCGTATCACCGGGCTCGAAAGACCTGATGGCGGAGAAGAAACCAGTAACACCACCGGCGACGGAGCCAGCGAGATAGGCGGTGCCAGTGTAGAAAGTTAGATTCTCGCCCCAGGAGCGGCGCTGGTGGAGAGACTCCTCGGAGAAGAGGAACTCCGGGGAGGTAGGGAGCTGATAAAGGGTCTGGACGGGGACACTGAGGTCTTGGTAAGGGTTGTAGAGCCGGGTGTGTTGGGAATGCGGATCGGATTCGCTGTCTTGATGAGACATGACGGCACTTGCAGTCGAGAGTGAGAAACGGTGGTGCGTTTTATTATGATTGCGTTGCGTTTTGGTTTGGTTCAGagaatcagagagagagaggaagaatcgGGAAGGAAATGCTTGGAACAGAAAGCCAGTTCGGGCCTTACAGCAAATCCAACCCATTGCTCATTTTTGGTACcacaattttctttattttaagtaaaaaacaATTTTAGATTATCAGTTTTCTAACTTCCTTCCAatcacatattttattttaacatcacataaaatattttaacatttttcaacataactacTTTTAATTACCTTCAACTTTAACTTATTAtaacaaatgtaattaattttgttttaattttaataatgtcaccattatatattaatataaattaataaaattaatattgatattctatatgaatatatttttttattattattttaaaattattatttttataaaataataattaaagtgCTAATTAATCAACACCACATATTTTGGATGCCAAAAATTTAATCACCACCATGCATTTCGGCTACCATTCCATGATTTATTCATCACcacatattttatttaattaccaCCACACATTTCAGTTATCATTCCATGATTTATTCACGATCACATATTTCAGATATCATTCAAACATTGATTCACGACCACCTATTTCACTTAATAACCACAACACATTTTAGATATCATTCTATGATTTATTCTACACCACACATTTAAGCTACCACAACACATTTGCATTTGGCTATAAATAAGCTACTTTCCCATATCACCTTCACTTCACTTTCAATTCTAGTCTCACTTATACATTCTGTTTTTCTTGCAAATTTTAACTTCCCATGTCTCGTATATGTTACTCAAGGAGGATAATACTGTCAATGTGATGCAATCAAATTGCCCCTTTACTCACACACAGTAACAGTGAAGGAAATCACAAACTCGTTCAGATGGAAAAAAGACTAAACACCGCCTCGTATCAGAGGTTTCAGTGTGATAACAAGTTTCTTCAAGATCCAAAACTACTTTACCCTAGCACGACCCCCAGTACTAAACACCAAGTAACTGGGCTTAAAAGGACTTGGCCCAAAGACTCAAAACAACACTGAAAAAGAAAGTCCAGGCTCAAACAGATACAAGCCCACGaacagaaacaagaaaaataaaagggaaCACTAGTGTGCTCCTGCATCAACCCCTCTGGGTGGGTGAAAGAAATCCTGCATCTGGGGAGAAGACATTCACAAACTCAGCATAAGTGTCAGGGTCGACCCTCTTCAGTTCTTCTTTAGCGATCCAAGTGCTCTCACTTGCTGGTTTTCCAAGCCATTTTACCAAGAACCTCCTGTACGCATTACCTCTTCTAGAAATAGCTTCTTTAACATCAAGAATATCTTCAATCACTTCAGTGCTAAACTTTGGCAATGGCTGTAATTGCTTAGTTACATCACCAGTATCCCCCATGAACCCTTCAAAAGAATATAAGTCTGCAACATTGAATATAGGACTGATCTGGAACTCCGTAGGTAAATCTATAATATAAGCATTTGGACCAATCTTCTCCGCTACCTTGCATGGCCCAAATTTTCTGGCCTTTAGTTTATGGTATGTTCCTTTAGGAAACCTCTCTTTGCGTAAGTGCACCAATACCATATCTCCCTTTTCAAACTCACGCGATCTCCGATGTGCCTTCGCTGCCGCCGCATAAGCCTTATTACTGTCTTTCAGGGTTCGTTTAACTTCCTCTTGAACCCGCTGAATATGTTCTGCAAATGTTTCTCCAGCTTCACTGATACGAGAATCAAGGGGTAACAGTGCCAAATCAAGAACATGAACTGGTTTCAGGCCATACGCAACCTCAAATGGGGTCATTTTGATGGACCTATTCTAAGAGTTATTGTATGCAAATTCTGCTTGAGGGAGAACTGAATCCCAGCTCTTCATATATTTCCCAACAAGGCACCTAAGCATGTTGCCCAAGGTTCTATTGACCACCTCAGTTTGACCGTCCATCTGCGCATGGCAAGTACTGGAATAAGTTAATTCTGTGCCCAATCTCTTCCACAAAGTCCGCCAAAAATGCCCCATAAATTTTACATCTCTTTTAGACACAATTGAAATAGGCAAACCATGCAATCTCACAACTtctttgaaaaataactcaGCAATATGGGACGCATCTGTTGTTTTGGAACAAGGAATGAAATGGACCATTTTTGAGAATCGATCCACCACAACAAAAATCGAATCAAATCCTTTCGATGTCCTTGGAAGCCCCAACACAAAATCCATGCTCAAATGAGTCCAAGGTGAGTCAGGCTGTGGTAAGGGACTATAAAGTCCTACATTCTGTGCACCACCTTTCCCTAATTGACAAGCTTGACAACGTTTGACATACTTGTCAATGTCTTTGTGCATATGAGGCCAGAAATAGCAATCATATACCATAGCCATTGTCTTGTCTCTCCCGAAGTGGCCTCCCAACCCGCTGCCATGCAATTCCCTAATAATCTGATCATGTAAGGACCCTTCTGGAATACATAGTTGGTTTCCCCAGAAAAGGAAACCTTTATGCAGTCGAAAAGGAAGACGATCAGCAGCTTTTACCCCTTGCAGGTCACGGGAAATAggccaaaaaaaattatcaacagCGTATTGGGTAGTCAGTTCCTCAACCTTGTTTGCTTCTTCAGATTTATAACGAATGGCAAAAGTGAATTCTTGGAGATAAGCACTCCACTTTGTGTGCCGTGGATTTAGGTTACTTTGAGAATGTAAATATCGAAGAGATTGGTGATCTGAATAAACCACAAACTCACGATAAGCCAAGTAATGCTCCCAATGTTGGATAGCTCGAACGAGGGCATAAAACTCCAAATCATATGTAGGATAACGCCGTTTAGCTTCTGTCAACTTTTCGCTAAAGAATTCAATCGTGCGGCCATCTTGACTGAGAACAGCACCTATTCCCATGTGTGAAGCGTCACATTCAATCACAAATAATTTCTCAAAATCCGGTAAGGCCAAAACAAGAGCTTCTGTGAGGAGCTCCTTCATCAAAATAAAAGCCTCTCGTGCTGTTTTACCCCACTCAAATCGTGAATTTTTCAAGCATTCAGTTATAGGACTCATCACCGCGCTGAAGTTTCGAATAAATCTTCTATAAAAAGATGCCAACCAATGAAAACTACGCACGTCTCCCACGGATTGTGGGGTCGGCCACTTTTTCACAACACGAACCTTTTCTGGATCAGGTTGCAAGCCCTCGACTGAAACAATAAAACCCGAAAACACAACCTTTTTGCACAAGAAAGAGCACTTCTTAAAATTGACAAACAATTTCTCCTGGTCAAGAACCCTTAAAACACGCCTCAGCTGGATTAAATGCTCCTCCATAGAACGACTATAAATCAAAATGTCATCAAAATATACAACTACAAATAGCCCAATAAATGGTTTAAGTACCTCCATCATGACTCGCATGAAAGTGCTAGGCGAGTTGGAGAGGCCGAAAGGCATAACCAACCATTCGTACAGGCCATCCGGGGTCTTGAAGGCTGTTTTCCACTCATCTCCACTAGGCATTCGGATTTGGTGATACCCACTCCTCAAATCAATTTTGCTGAAAATTTGAGACCCCACAAGCATATCAGCATCTCTGCCAAGCGAGGAATAGGGAAGCGGTATTTGACTGTGATCTTGTTGATAGCACGGCTATCAATGCACATGTGCCAAGAACCATCCTTTTTAGGAGTCAATAGGGCCGGAACTGCACAAGGGCTCTTACTGACCCTAACCAGTCCTTTTGTGATTAGAGCTTCCACTTGTTGTTGCATTTCTTTACGGTGGGCGGGAGGCATCCGATAGGCTGGTAAATTTGGTAAAGGTGCCCCTAGCACTAAATCGATGGCATGTTGCACACTCCACATTGGGGGCAGTCCCCGAGGTAATTCTTCGCTAAATAACTCCTGAAATTCTTGAATCAACTGCTGAAACTCTGGACCAGATTCATCACACTGGGAAGAGTGTTGCTGAAAACCCTCAGACTTGTCACGGCTAACTAACACAAAACACAGCCATGTTTCGTGGCAAATTGTTGTGTAGTCACCAGCCCACTAATCTGAACAGTAGGGGAAATAGGAGCCAAATTAACATGTAAAGGATGTAATGTCATAACTCGCTTACCCACCTTAAATGTATAGGTATTGGCTTTGGTATGGTGGACCATGTCATTATCTTATTTCCAAGGACGCCCCAAAAGAATATGGCAAGCATCCATTGGAACTACGTCACAGGGAGCCGTACTCTCCACTCCATtactgaaagaaaattttaccATGCAACACTTAGTAACAGGAATGTCACTCCCTTTGCGAAGCCAGACCACTTTGTATGGCTTTGGATGTTTTTCAACAATCATATTTAATTTGTGCGCTGCATCTTGGGACATGATGTTTTCACAGCTACCACCATCCAAAATAACAGTGCACACATTACCATTACAAAGCACACGGGTTTTAAAAAGAGCATGCCTACGCCAACCCTCCTCTTCATCACCTTTGGGGGTCACCATAACTCGTCGGATCACTAATGATTCCCCCTCCACAGGAAaaacttgttcttcttcttcatcatcatactCATCAAATATTGGTGGGTGGTCAGAGCCATCTCCAGATTCATGCTCCAGAAGAGCAATCTTTTTTTGTGGACACACATAAGAAGTGTGGCCCTTTTCTCCACAAGAATAACAACGTATCTGGGAAGAGCTACTGGGTTTATTTCTGTTCTCTGCACCAAAGACTTGAATCTCTTTTCCCTTTTCCTCCATCCCTGTAGTTCTGGTAGTGCGCTGGGCACTCGAAACAGCTCCTGTTCCAGGAAACAAGGCACTTTTCCCTTAAGAATTAATAGGTTCAGGTCGACCAGCAGTGGGTCGTCGCACTCCCAATCGTGAGAGGCGTTGCTCGGCTTTCACGGCATACTGGCGGGCATCGACAAAGGTAAACAAATGTACCAGCCCTATCTCATCTCGCACGGGCTGATTCAACCCTGTCAAATACCTCGATGTCAACTGCTCTTCAGTTTCGTTCAACGCCACGTGAGCcgttaaattaataaattcagCCGTGTAATCTTCGACAGATTGGCCTCTTTACTTAAGTAAATTGTAGCGTTCATACAGATCCATTGCATAGTCCGGTGGCAAAAATTGCTTGCGGAGTTTATTTTTCATGTGCTGCCAGGAACTAATTTTTTTGCTTACCTTGTCTTATGCGCTGTTCTTCAACACGCTTCCACCATTGAAGGGCTGCTCCCTTAAGTTTTAGTTTAACAAATAGAACTTTACGATCCTCGGCCATTGGCTTCCATTCAAGGTAAGTCTCAAGACGTGTTTCCCAGTCAAGGTAGTCGTCTACATGTAAATTACCCAAAAAATCTGCTACTTCAATCCTGACACCACCCCCATTCAGATCCAATGCACGTACAAGCCGATCTTCCAAACTGTTGTGAAACTCACCCCGATTTTGATGGCCTCGAGGTCGCTTGGCAGGGAACAGATGCTCTTCGTCTGAATCACTACTACCCACAAGGCTACCTTCCGGTAAGTCCCCGGAGTCACGGTGACCCTCGC is part of the Tripterygium wilfordii isolate XIE 37 chromosome 7, ASM1340144v1, whole genome shotgun sequence genome and encodes:
- the LOC120002346 gene encoding mitochondrial import inner membrane translocase subunit TIM23-1-like: MGWICCKARTGFLFQAFPSRFFLSLSDSLNQTKTQRNHNKTHHRFSLSTASAVMSHQDSESDPHSQHTRLYNPYQDLSVPVQTLYQLPTSPEFLFSEESLHQRRSWGENLTFYTGTAYLAGSVAGGVTGFFSAIRSFEPGDTPKLKLNRILNSSGQSGRSWGNQIGVVGLIYAGIESSVVAATDRDDMWTSVAAGLGTGALCRAARGVRSAAVAGAFGAVAAGAAVAAKQGFKRYVPI